TTTCATCCACCAACCGGCACACTCATACAAAACATCTTTCCCTCAGATGAAGAATGGGCGTGGCAAGGGGCGCATTTTGACGGTGGCGTAAAAGCCAAAATGCACAAAACACTCCCCGGCCCATTCATCATCAACTCCATCATATATCTCAACGACATAGAAAAACACGGCGGAGGAACAGTTGCGTGGCCCGGATCTCACAAACCCATTCGCGTACTGGCAGAATCCGACCCCGAGAAATACGAATACATGTGGCAACTAAAACAAGACCTGCACACCGTCGATATCGGCGGCCCCGTAGAACTGGAGCCAAAATGCGGCGACATACTATTCTTCGCTCACTTCTGCGTCCACGCCGCCACCAATAACGTGCGCGACATGCCCCGCCTGGCACTGCGAAGTCGGTGGTAAATGGAGATCTCAATTGGCTCTTTCTTCTGCTCAGGAGGCAATACATCCAGCGACTGAACCGAAACTGATATCGTGGAAGGTCGTGGTCGCAGGCCTGCTCTTAATAATCGCATCGGACTACTACATCAACTGGTCCACCGTAATCTTGCGGGCGTCGAAGAACAACAAAGCTCTATTCCCGATGGGCCTGTTCTTCCCATTTGTAGTACTGGTAGGTACCAATCTACTACTCAGATGGGCAAAACCGCGATGGGCACTAAACCGGGGACAATTGTGCGTAGCCCTGGGCATGGGATTGATCGGATCCCTATTCCCATTCTATGGCCTGGCATCCTACGTAGTCGGCACCATTGCCGCGCCCTATTATTTTGCCACCCCGGAAAACGGCTGGGCAGAACTGCTGCACCCCAACATGGTCTCATGGCTGGTCATGAACAACGAAGACAAAGCCGTGACCTATTTCTACGACGGCCTGCCCCCGGGCCAGCCCATACCCTGGGGATCCTGGGCCGTACCGGTATTCTGGTGGATGACCTTTGTGGCCGCAGCGGCATGCGTAGCCCTCTGCCTGATGGTAATACTGCGAAAACAGTGGGTGGAAAACGAACGCCTGGAATTTCCGCTCATGGAAGTGGGTATGCAAGTGGCTCAGGTAGATAAGCGCAATGGGGGAACACCCTCCTTGCTCAACCAGCCGCTCTTTCGCGTGGGTTTCTGGGTCGGAATATTTGCAGTCTTCTGGAACATCATCTCGTACTTTTACCCCTTAATACCAGGACTGCCAACCACGCACACCGAAGGCCAGTGGTTCCGCTGGCTGGAAGGCGCCAAACCTTTCTGGGTACAAATCAGCATCTACGTCATAGGTTTTGCCTATTTTGCGCGGGTCGAAACCCTGTTCAGCTTCTGGCTATTCTTTCTCTTTACAGAAATTGAAGTCGCAACCTTTGACCGCCTGGGAATCGCCGCAGGACACGGAGGTGGCGAAGCCGTGCGGTCGCAAAATTTCGGAGTACTATGCGCCTATGTCATGTTCGGACTGTGGATGGCGCGTGGACATCTGAAAGCCGTATTTCGGAAAGTCTTCAAAGGGGCTTCCGATGTAGATGATTCTCAAGAAGTGATGTCCTACCGCGTGGCACTAATCGCCCTCATAGCATCCCTCCTATACATGGTCGCGTGGCTGCACGCAGCGGGCATGGAAATCCGGGTCGTCGTCCTCTACCTGTTTTTCACCGCGGTCGCCTACATCGGAATGGCCCGATTCGCCGCAGAACTGGGATTGCCCTATGGAGATATAGCCTACCACTCAATAACCTGGACCCCGCTCCACATCATGGGCGGGCAAACAGTAACCGCATCCACATTGACATGCCAGGGCTATCTCTGGGCCATGTTCGGAAAAACCCGGGGATTTCTGGGACCGCCAATCGCGCAAATGCTGAAATTGACCACACCATTGCGGGTCGAGCGAGGGCGCCTGTTCGGTGTAATCGTACTCGCCGTAGTAGCAGGTGCCACATTTGCAATACTCCACGCCATATACATGGGCTATTCCGGCGGCGGCTTCAACCTCAGAGCCGCGTGGAACCTGCTAATCGGACCACAGCGGTCCTATGACGCATCCGTAACCTGGATCCGCAACCCGGAAGCGCCCGATGTAGAGCGCATGTTATTCATGGGATCTGGCGTATTGATCACAGCCGTACTCACCTATATGAAATACCGCTTCGTACACCTGCCCCTCCATCCCGTAGCCCTCATGCTACAGGGCACCTATATGGCGCAGAAAACCGTATTCTCGGTATTTCTCATCTGGATCTACAAAGCGACCATCCTCAAAATAGGTGGTGTGCGCCTCTACAGAAAAGGACAACCATTCTTCATCGGCCTGCTAATCGGATATGCCATAGCGACATTCTTATCCTGCGTAATAGACAGCATCTTCTTCTTTGGACAGGGACACCTGGTACACGGATTTTAGAGGAGTCATTTAATGGCAACAGTTGACACCAGAACACATGGCTTAACCGCGGAAGAGCGCGAGGCTTACGCAAAAGACGGATTCTTCATCCGACCAAAAGCCTTCGATACGTATGAGATCGACGCACTGCGCGACAGAATTGAAGACCTCGTAGAACTCATCGAGACCTCCGACGTATTGCCAGAAAAACAGAAACAAGCAATCCTGAAACGCAACGTCGGAACCGAAGCGACTTCTGGGCCTGCATCGTTAAACAGCATAACGCGACTTCACAGGTTCAGCGCATTAGTGCGATCCCACATCCGCGACCCGAGGCGACTGGATGCAGTCACACAGATCGTAGGATCGGATCTATTCTGTCCCAACGACCTGTACTTCTTCAAACCTCCGGGCACCGGGCGGCCCATTGCGTGGCACCAGGACTCCTGGTACTTCCGAAACACGTACGTCAGCAGCATAGGCGACGCCATAGAGCAAGCCTCCATAGGAACCTGGCTGGCGCTGGATGAGGCAGATGAAGAAAACGGATGCTTGTGGGTAATCCCCGGCAGCCACCGCCTGGGCGTAGTAGATCACAGCCAGGTCGAAAGCGATGAGTACTTATTGCAAAAAAGATTGACCGTATCCGACGAAATGGAAGAACGAGCAATACCAGTAGAAGTGCCAAAAGGCGCCCTCGTATTTTTCAACAACGCCCTGTTTCACCGCAGCACACCCAACAGATCAGACAGGTTTCGGCGGGCCTATATCGTACACTATATGAAAGCGACCATTCAGCACACCAACACCAGGAACAGGCAAAGGATAGACGAAGAGACGAAACACTGGGGCACAACTGAGATGTACATCTGCGGAGTACCCGGATCCATACAAACAACACCCGAAAAGGAAAGCATGAACTGGGACAGTGCCCTGGGACGAACATTGACAGAAGACGACATTCGGATAAAAAGGAAATAAAATGCCAGATAAACGCCCCAACATCCTCTACATCATGACCGACGACCATGGAACCGGCGCCCTGAGTTGCTATGGCAGCCAGATCAACCACACCCCCAACATGGACCGCATTGCCCACGGAGGGATGCGCCTGGACAATTGTTACGTAACCTACTCCTTGTGCTCGCCCAGCCGCGCCTCTATCTTAACCGGGAAATACGCACATCTCCACGGACAAACATCAATCGGTGGGAATATCTTTGACGGCACACAACAAACATTCCCCCGCCTATTACAGAACGCGGGATACCAAACAGCAATCATCGGAAAATGGCACCTGCACAGCATACCAACGGGATTTGATCACTACAGCGTCATGTGGGGACAAGGCTCTTATTTTAATCCCAAATTTATCGAACCCGGCGAACACGGTCCCGTATGGAAAGAAAGCCGGGGATATTCGACGGACCTGGTAACCGACAAATGCCTAAACTGGCTCAAAGGGCGAGACGCTGAAAAACCCTTTATGCTCCTGTGTCATTTTAAATCCCCCCATTACAACTGGGAGCCGGACGAAAAACACAAAACAATGTACCAGGACGAAACAATCCCCGAACCAGAGACATTTGACCACAACTTTGGAGACAGCCCGGTACCTCCCGAAGCATTGCAGGTCAAGCTGGAAACCGTCCATGAACAGTGGAATATCACCCATTGGGACGCCATGCCCCAAGGATTATCCATGCAGCAGCAAAAACACAGAAACTACCAGTACTTCATCAAAGACTACCTCCGCTGTGTGGCATCGGTAGATGATAATATCGGGCGACTCCTCGACTACCTCGACGAACAAAACCTCGTCGAAAACACAGTTGTAGCATATACCTCTGACAACGGGATGTTTCAG
This genomic window from Gemmatimonadota bacterium contains:
- a CDS encoding phytanoyl-CoA dioxygenase family protein, which produces MAVETLPLTENQIDQYHRDGFLLASGLIPEAIARTGEATMWEVMGMDPDDSGTWNNYSDEAIASTLQAGFKPRSKLFQYFDNQHPDLLACYTPEMMAAMAQLTGESVGLFHPPTGTLIQNIFPSDEEWAWQGAHFDGGVKAKMHKTLPGPFIINSIIYLNDIEKHGGGTVAWPGSHKPIRVLAESDPEKYEYMWQLKQDLHTVDIGGPVELEPKCGDILFFAHFCVHAATNNVRDMPRLALRSRW
- a CDS encoding phytanoyl-CoA dioxygenase family protein; the encoded protein is MATVDTRTHGLTAEEREAYAKDGFFIRPKAFDTYEIDALRDRIEDLVELIETSDVLPEKQKQAILKRNVGTEATSGPASLNSITRLHRFSALVRSHIRDPRRLDAVTQIVGSDLFCPNDLYFFKPPGTGRPIAWHQDSWYFRNTYVSSIGDAIEQASIGTWLALDEADEENGCLWVIPGSHRLGVVDHSQVESDEYLLQKRLTVSDEMEERAIPVEVPKGALVFFNNALFHRSTPNRSDRFRRAYIVHYMKATIQHTNTRNRQRIDEETKHWGTTEMYICGVPGSIQTTPEKESMNWDSALGRTLTEDDIRIKRK
- a CDS encoding sulfatase; the encoded protein is MPDKRPNILYIMTDDHGTGALSCYGSQINHTPNMDRIAHGGMRLDNCYVTYSLCSPSRASILTGKYAHLHGQTSIGGNIFDGTQQTFPRLLQNAGYQTAIIGKWHLHSIPTGFDHYSVMWGQGSYFNPKFIEPGEHGPVWKESRGYSTDLVTDKCLNWLKGRDAEKPFMLLCHFKSPHYNWEPDEKHKTMYQDETIPEPETFDHNFGDSPVPPEALQVKLETVHEQWNITHWDAMPQGLSMQQQKHRNYQYFIKDYLRCVASVDDNIGRLLDYLDEQNLVENTVVAYTSDNGMFQGEHGWVDKKMMYEESLRVPFLIRYPREIAAGTQTSDMVINLDYAPTFLEYAGQPIPADIQGRSLVPLLQGHTPDDWRTAFYYQHFDIHPDGELANCGVRTKNFKLIWYNHNYDHYQLFDTQKDPSETRDVSEDPEYASTVSEMKALLQEEREKAGLTDEIEQQIFNSDNIPQTRKQMNALLQMIDTNTAKEKQ